From the Jilunia laotingensis genome, the window TAAATTTCAGCAATCATAGCCCGCAACTTGCCGAAAATAGAAGTAACGGTTAAACCGGATTATTCAGCGAAGATAAAAAACGTCCTGTGATAAAAATCATGGGACATTTTGATGTGTATCCGATTTTTATTGCTACTTTTGTACCAAGACGAGAGACATTGACAGCAACTCACAGCAGAACGTAGAAATAGACAGGGTTGCCAAATCATTACCTCATTTTTACCTTATCCTCAGAACTGCTTGCTAATAAAGTGGTTATAAAAATCTTCCAGAATTACAAAAAAAAGAGGAAAAGTTACGTGCCGCCTACAAGCAACTAAGCCAATATTGCGAAGTAGAAGATCGGGAAGAAAAGCCACTGGACAACAGCGAAACAGAACTTTTGCTAACAGACGAAAGCGACACGAGCGTGAAATATCAAACCAGCAGTTTGAACGAGGACCAAAAACAAATCATCGCCGATGCCATATCAAACGTTATGGAAACCACGAAAGAATATTGCGAATCCGATTTCTCACTGGAAAAGCTGGCCACCCTTGTCAATTCGAACAGCAAATATGTTTCGCAAGTCATCAACGAAACATATCAGAAAAATTTCAGTAACTATATTAACGAATACCGTATTCGTGAAGCACGTATACGACTGATGGATATTGAACATTACGGAAACTATACGATAAAAGCAATTTCAGAAAGTTTAGGCTATAAGTCACACGCTACTTTTATTAATGTATTCCGGAAAATCACCGGAATCACTCCTTCCATTTACCAAAAGATGGCAAAAGAGCAGTCTTAAACTGCAATATGCTATTCATAATTCATGAATTGTGAATTTATGCCTCATAAGTTCGCAAAATCAGCTATAAATTCACGAATTGATAATTCTTGCATTTGTAAATCCTGTCTTTTCCGCATACTTTTGAACAAAAAATATCGAGATTATCATCGCAAGAATAATCTAAATGTTCAATCTTAAAAATTATAGTTTTATGAAGAATCTTACTTTTATCGCATGCTTGTGTTTTGCAACTGCTGTGTATGCAGGGAACGACAAACGGCCTTCTAGACTTGCATCCGGTGAGTTGAATCTGGAACAAAGGATCCAAGAACCGGAGATCAAACTTATCGAAGTGGGCGATGCCACTATCCAGCAGATAGTAAAAAAGGAAAAGCAGCCAACCAACTCTCTTAAAGTACCCGCTTTTCTTTCCAAAACAATGCTCAACGAAAAGGAACTGAGGGAAATGGCGGCATACTCGGTAACAGAACAATTAGATAGTGTTGTTAGCAGCCAGTATTCAACAGGCATTAATTATTCAAAACAATACTTTGAATTTGAAAAAGACACACACCTTCCCATGCAGCGTACCAACTCGATGTGGGACGCAAAGACTAATTCTTGGGTTCCAGAAGAGCTATATCGATATACCTGGGATGAAGACGGATATTGCCTGACACAAGAAGTCTACTACCCGAAAGTCAATATGGGTACAAGATATGTTTACACATATAACGAACAAAAATTGGGTAATACTCTGACTGTATATAAGTTCGACATCAGTGTAAGCGATGATTGGTATGTAACTGAAAAAGGTGAATATGAGTATGACGATAAAGGTGACATGACCCAAGAAGCAACGTTCCAATGGGAGGACGGAAAATGGGAACCGGTTATAAAGACACTCGCTGCCCATGATGAGAAGCACAGAATGACTTTGTTCGAACCGTATTATTGGGACGGCAGTGGATGGGTCGGTAATGGTGACAAGAAAGAATATGCCTACGATAAATGGGATAACGTGACATACAACGCCTTTTACATTTGGGGAGAAGTACCCAATGATTGGTTCAAGTGTCAGATCATCGAATCTGAATACACGGAAGACAATCAACCCTCCCAACAACTTTGGAGATACTGGAACCGCAAATATCAGAACTGGACCGGATGCGACGAATGGTGGGGAACCATGTTCAACAATAAGCTGACCAACCAATATTATGATGAAAAAGGACGGGAAATCCGCTCACAGTTCAATGTGTTGTACACTCCCGTTGCCAACGAAGAAGAAGCGGAATATAGCCGCTGTTCAGGCTCGACCGATGAATGGACCGAAATAGAAAATGGGCTGACACAACGCGTTCGTACAGCGACTGTTTACCCGAGTCCCATGAATCCGGATCTTGACGGTGAAAAAGTAACAGACATAGCAACTTGGCATTATGATTCTATGGGAAATCAGGTATACTTTTTTGAAATACATGGTGGCGTTGACTATGAAACCGACGAATACACCTACGAGAATGGAGATTTGGTGAGAAGTTAT encodes:
- a CDS encoding helix-turn-helix domain-containing protein is translated as MKYQTSSLNEDQKQIIADAISNVMETTKEYCESDFSLEKLATLVNSNSKYVSQVINETYQKNFSNYINEYRIREARIRLMDIEHYGNYTIKAISESLGYKSHATFINVFRKITGITPSIYQKMAKEQS
- a CDS encoding T9SS type A sorting domain-containing protein produces the protein MKNLTFIACLCFATAVYAGNDKRPSRLASGELNLEQRIQEPEIKLIEVGDATIQQIVKKEKQPTNSLKVPAFLSKTMLNEKELREMAAYSVTEQLDSVVSSQYSTGINYSKQYFEFEKDTHLPMQRTNSMWDAKTNSWVPEELYRYTWDEDGYCLTQEVYYPKVNMGTRYVYTYNEQKLGNTLTVYKFDISVSDDWYVTEKGEYEYDDKGDMTQEATFQWEDGKWEPVIKTLAAHDEKHRMTLFEPYYWDGSGWVGNGDKKEYAYDKWDNVTYNAFYIWGEVPNDWFKCQIIESEYTEDNQPSQQLWRYWNRKYQNWTGCDEWWGTMFNNKLTNQYYDEKGREIRSQFNVLYTPVANEEEAEYSRCSGSTDEWTEIENGLTQRVRTATVYPSPMNPDLDGEKVTDIATWHYDSMGNQVYFFEIHGGVDYETDEYTYENGDLVRSYKYVFKSGLAQIIKYTYDEYHNVLTQQSGSKNEQGNNDENWTNGNRFEYVWDTEHGVILDKKAFFWNGVEYVPNWGQAASYDFDADMSQVNMWPGGDTEYKLLETRNYANNDGEWDWVAFKYYYSPAPTGIENQVSDGDIKVYPNPVVDMLYINSQESAEINLYNMQGAKLLNTNEKKIDMTGYPTGLYIIDVNGTKTKILKK